AACGGCGTGCGGCTTCCCTGATGGTCTCAGGGTTGGCGGTCATATGACCGGAGATGAGGTCCTCCGTGTAGATGATGTCTGGGTCACTATCGAAGCGAAGAAGGTTGAACGCGCCGTCCAGGCTCGTGTGTTCACCGGCCCTGAACGGCAACACCTGGATCCGCATCCACCGGTGCTCGGCGAACTCCAACAGCCGGGCCAGTTGCCCTCGCATGACCTCCCGGCCACCGACGGGCCGGTGCAGTACGGCCTCGTCCAGGATCGCCCAGGCCAGCGGGGGCTGCTCCCGCTCCAGGATGCGCTGGCGCTCCATCCGGGCCGCGACCAGCCCGTCGAGATCGTCGGGCATGCCGGTGGCCAGCACCGCCCGCGCGTACTCCTCCGTCTGCAGCAGTCCATACACCAACTGTGCCTGGTACGTGGAGATGTACGTGGCCTTCGCCTCCATCTCCGCGTACGGCTGGAACCAGTTGGGCAGTTGACTGCGGAGCACGAGGCCGATCAGTCGGGAGAACACCCCGTCCGTGCCGAGCGCCGCGTCCACCCGCTCGGAGAAGTCGCGGGTGGGAATCTTCTTCGTGGTCTCGATCTGACCGACCAACGAGCCTGTGCAGAAGATGATCTCGCCGAGCTGGCCCTGCTTGAGGCCGTGCGCCTCGCGCTGTCGGCGCAACTCCCAGCCGTAGTAGTCGAGCGGGGAAGCGCTGGGGTCGAGTGATTGGATGTTGGCCACTGCGGTACCTCCGGCTTCCAACGCCTCGTGGCGTTCGTTTCTTTGCGTAGTCGAGCGTAAGCGAAGCGTTGCACTCTGGTGATGTGAATCACGTAACCGATCCGTCGACGGCGGACATGACGGACATCGAGAACGAGTACTGCGCCGAGTTCGCGCTGGGCGAGCACTCGGCTCGGCATCTTCGCCGCATTCTGCGGCTCTGCCTCACCGGCGCGGGCATGCCGGAGGTGGTCGACGCTGCCGAGCTGGCGCTGACAGAGCTCGTTGCCAACGTCGTCCGGCACGTACCAGATCGCCGCTGCCGTATCTGTTTCCTGCTCCGACGCGGCGGCGTGCGGGTGGAGATCGCCGACAGTTGCTCGCGACTGCCCGTACCTGCAACCGGAGACGCACTCGCCGAAGGCGGGCGTGGTCTGCTCCTCGTCGAGGCGGTCACCGACCGGTGGGGGGTGGAGCCGTACCCCGACAGGAGGGGCAAGACGGTGTGGTTCGAGTGCCTGGCCAAGGCGTCGGGCGGAGGGTGAGGCCCCCGGTGGTCAGAAGTACCTCAGCCCCGCAGCTCCGCGAGCACCGCGTCCGTGAACGGGGTCCACGCCTCGACCGCCCACGGCCCGAACGCCCGGTCCGTCAACGCGACGCACGCCAGTCCGGCGACGGGGTCGATCCACAGGAACGTCCCCGACTGCCCGAAGTGCCCGAAGGTCCCCGGCGACGACGAAGTGCCCGTCCAGTGCGGCGACTTGGAGTCCCGGATCTCGAAGCCGAGCCCCCAGTCGTTGGGGTTCTGGTGCCCGTAGCCCGGCAGGACGCCCTTCGTGCCCGGGTACTGCACGGTCATCGCCGCCGCGACCGTCCGGGGGTCCAGCAGCCGGGGCGCCTGCACCTCGGCGGCGAACCGCACCAGGTCCTCGACGGTCGAGACGCCGTCCTTCGCCGGGGAGCCGTCCAGCGAGGTGGACGTCATCCCGAGCGGTTCGAGCACCGCCTGCCGCGCGTACTCCGCAAACGGGATGTCCGCCGCCTTGGCCACATGGTCCCCGAGCACCTCGAAACCGGCGTTGGAGTACAGCCGCCGTTCCCCGGGCGGGGCCGTCACCCGGTGCTCGTCGAAGGCCAGCCCCGAGGTGTGCGCCAGCAGATGCCGCACGGTCGACCCCGCCGGCCCCGCCGCCTCGTCCAGCTCGATCGCCCCCTCCTCGTACGCGACCAGCACGGCGTACGCGGCGAGCGGCTTGGTGACCGAGGCCAGCGGGAAGCGGTGCCCGAGGGGTCCGTGGGTCCCGAGGACGGTGCCGTCCGCCCGCACGACAGCGGCGGCGGCGGTGGGAACCGGCCAGTTCTCGATCAGGGCGAGGCTCTGCAGTGACATGCCCACGAGCCTAAGCGGCTCAGAGGTTCAGCTGCATCAAGGGGTCGGGGCGGCGCCGGAAGCCCATCGACGCGTACAGGGGCTCGGCCTCGGCGGAGGCGGTCAGGTGGACGTGTCCGGCGCCGACCTCGCGGAACCACTCGACGAGGGCCTCCATGCAGGCGCGGGCGTACCCCCGGCGCCGGCAGTCCGGGTCGGTGGCCACGCTGAAGACGTGCCCGACCGCGCCCCGCGGGTTGCCCGGCTTCCCGATCCGGTAGTCGATCGTCCCCACCACCAGCGCCGCCAGCGCGTCGGGCCGCTCCGGATGGTCGACGACGAAGGCCGCGAACTCCCCTTCGGAACCGCCGAGTCGGCGCCGCAGGACCGGCAGGGACTCCGTGTGCCAGCCGGTGGGACCGCCCACTCCCGGGGGCCCCATCGAGTCGATCATCACCTGGCGCAGCCGGAGCACTTCCGCCGCGTCCGCGGCCGTGGCACGTCGTACGAGACTCATGTCCGCACGCTAACCAGCGAGTTCACGTCACGTCCTCGCGTTTTCTCACCTGATTCGCTTGCTTCGAGCGCGCTCCAAGGTTTTAGCGTGGTGGTCATGACGGTGATGGAGACCACGAGTACGACGAGTGTCGAGAGTGCCACGAGTACTGCCGGTACCGACAGTTGCGCCGGTCCGCCGCTCAAGCCGCGTCGGCCGGACGGGCAGGACAGATACACGATCAGCGAGGTGGTCGACCTCACCGGGCTGACGGCGCACACCCTGCGCTGGTACGAGCGGATCGGGCTGATGCCCCACATCGACCGCTCCCACACCGGCCAGCGCCGCTACCGCAACCGTGACCTCGACTGGCTCGACCTCGTCGGCAAGCTCCGGCTCACCGGTATGCCGGTCGCCGACATGGTCCGCTACGCCGAGCTGGTGCGCGAGGGCGACCACACCTACACCGAGCGCTTCGACCTGCTCAAGTCGACCCGGGACGACGTCCTGTCCCGGATCGCCGAGCTGCAGGACACCCTGAGCGTGCTCGACCGAAAGATCAACTTCTACGCTGACGCCGGGCGGGCCCTGGCGTCTGAGAGGGCTTCATGACGGACGGCAGGACGAACGGCGGCATCGCCAAGGCACGGCTGGGCGCCGACGGCCCCGAGGTCGGGGTGCAGGGCCTCGGCTGCATGGGCATGAGCTTCGCGTACGGCCCCTCGGACGCGGCGGAGTCCAGGGCCACCCTGGAGCGCGCGCTGGAACTGGGCGTGACGCTGTACGACACGGCCCACGCGTACGGCGCCGGGGAGAACGAGAGGTTCCTGTCCCCCTTCTTCAAGGCGCACCGGGACGAGGTCGTCGTCGCCACCAAGTTCGGCCTGGCCATCGACCCCGACGACCCGACGAAACGGATCATCCGCAACGACGCCGCCCACATCCGGGAGTCCGTCGAGGGAAGCCTGCGCCGTCTCGACGTCGATGTGATCGACCTCTACTACATGCACCGCCGCGACGTGAGCGTGCCCATCGAGGAGGCCGTCGGCGTCATGGCCGACCTGGTCCGCGAGGGCAAGGTCAAGCAGCTGGGCCTGAGCGAGGTCACGGCCGCCGAGCTACGCACCGCCCACACCGTGCACCCCATCGCGGCCCTGCAGTCCGAGTGGTCGCTCTTCAGCCGTGACATCGAGGCGAACGTGGTCCCCACGGCCCGCGAGCTCGACGTCACCCTCGTCGCCTACTCTCCGCTCGGCCGCGGCTTCCTCACCGGCTCCTTCGCCAAGGCGGAGGACCTCACCGCCGACGACTTCCGTCGTCAGCAGCCCCGCTTCACCGGCGACAACGCCGCCGCCAACGCGGCCCTCCTGGACCCCGTCCGCAAGGTCGCCGAGGCCCACGGCGCCACCCTCGGCCAGACGGCCCTGGCCTGGGTCCACCAGCAGTCGGCGGTGCACGGCCTCCCGGTCGTCCCGATCCCGGGCACCCGCAAGCCGGCAAGGGTGGAGGAGAACGCGGCGGCGACGAGGATCGTCCTGGGCGAGGAGGACATGGCCCTGCTGGAACCGATAGCGGCAAAGGTGGCAGGCGACCGCTACGCGGACATGCGCTTCGCTTCCGCAGGCAGGGAGTAGCGCAGCGCGCCCCAAAGGGGAGCGGGGAACTGCGCGACGAGCCACGACGCACCCGCAGCCGCACACATCGCGCTCCCTGAACGGCGGTCGGCTAAAGCTCAGCCAACAACTCCGCCTTCTTCACACTGAACTCCTCATCAGTGACCAGCCCCGCCTCATGCAACTCCCCGAGGTGCCGGATCCGGTCGGCGATGTCGGCCGGATCCCGCCGGGCCCCGGCGTCGGCGGGTGCCGCCCCCGCCCCCGCACCTCCGGCGGAGCGCACCGCGGCGAGGACCGCGGCGGCGAACGGCAACGACTCGTGCACCGGCCCGTACCCGAGCCCGAACACGACCGCGGCCGGGTCATGGTCCGGCTGAGCCGGCCGCTCCCCGGACGCGTCGCGGCGCAGCAACCGCAGATACCCCTCGAACAGCTCCGGCGACCGCCACTCGACCCCAGCCAGCGCACTCACCGGAAAACTCTGGTCCCCCGCCTTCCACTTCGCCGACGACGCCCCCGTCCAGAACCACCGGAACGACACCGACCGCCCGTCGAACGACGCCTTGCCGTCGTACGCCTTGAACTGCAGCGGCACCTCCGGAGCCGCCACCAGGAAGCGATCGACGGGATCCGACCCGGTCAGCCGGGCCCGCAGTTCGTCGGCGTAGTACTCCGCGAGCGTCTCCCGTTCGGCCGGCAGCACCAGCCGGTA
The DNA window shown above is from Streptomyces akebiae and carries:
- a CDS encoding aldo/keto reductase, whose amino-acid sequence is MTDGRTNGGIAKARLGADGPEVGVQGLGCMGMSFAYGPSDAAESRATLERALELGVTLYDTAHAYGAGENERFLSPFFKAHRDEVVVATKFGLAIDPDDPTKRIIRNDAAHIRESVEGSLRRLDVDVIDLYYMHRRDVSVPIEEAVGVMADLVREGKVKQLGLSEVTAAELRTAHTVHPIAALQSEWSLFSRDIEANVVPTARELDVTLVAYSPLGRGFLTGSFAKAEDLTADDFRRQQPRFTGDNAAANAALLDPVRKVAEAHGATLGQTALAWVHQQSAVHGLPVVPIPGTRKPARVEENAAATRIVLGEEDMALLEPIAAKVAGDRYADMRFASAGRE
- a CDS encoding GNAT family N-acetyltransferase, giving the protein MSLVRRATAADAAEVLRLRQVMIDSMGPPGVGGPTGWHTESLPVLRRRLGGSEGEFAAFVVDHPERPDALAALVVGTIDYRIGKPGNPRGAVGHVFSVATDPDCRRRGYARACMEALVEWFREVGAGHVHLTASAEAEPLYASMGFRRRPDPLMQLNL
- a CDS encoding serine hydrolase domain-containing protein, with amino-acid sequence MSLQSLALIENWPVPTAAAAVVRADGTVLGTHGPLGHRFPLASVTKPLAAYAVLVAYEEGAIELDEAAGPAGSTVRHLLAHTSGLAFDEHRVTAPPGERRLYSNAGFEVLGDHVAKAADIPFAEYARQAVLEPLGMTSTSLDGSPAKDGVSTVEDLVRFAAEVQAPRLLDPRTVAAAMTVQYPGTKGVLPGYGHQNPNDWGLGFEIRDSKSPHWTGTSSSPGTFGHFGQSGTFLWIDPVAGLACVALTDRAFGPWAVEAWTPFTDAVLAELRG
- a CDS encoding DUF4429 domain-containing protein; the encoded protein is MGDVLAGFHAAWEFESDSVLIRFERGIRTPKLFQALGERRIPLEAIAGVSLTPGKRGTVVLRAVPRPGADPLMEAAADQLKEGSDPYRLVLPAERETLAEYYADELRARLTGSDPVDRFLVAAPEVPLQFKAYDGKASFDGRSVSFRWFWTGASSAKWKAGDQSFPVSALAGVEWRSPELFEGYLRLLRRDASGERPAQPDHDPAAVVFGLGYGPVHESLPFAAAVLAAVRSAGGAGAGAAPADAGARRDPADIADRIRHLGELHEAGLVTDEEFSVKKAELLAEL
- a CDS encoding MerR family transcriptional regulator → MTVMETTSTTSVESATSTAGTDSCAGPPLKPRRPDGQDRYTISEVVDLTGLTAHTLRWYERIGLMPHIDRSHTGQRRYRNRDLDWLDLVGKLRLTGMPVADMVRYAELVREGDHTYTERFDLLKSTRDDVLSRIAELQDTLSVLDRKINFYADAGRALASERAS
- a CDS encoding helix-turn-helix domain-containing protein; translation: MANIQSLDPSASPLDYYGWELRRQREAHGLKQGQLGEIIFCTGSLVGQIETTKKIPTRDFSERVDAALGTDGVFSRLIGLVLRSQLPNWFQPYAEMEAKATYISTYQAQLVYGLLQTEEYARAVLATGMPDDLDGLVAARMERQRILEREQPPLAWAILDEAVLHRPVGGREVMRGQLARLLEFAEHRWMRIQVLPFRAGEHTSLDGAFNLLRFDSDPDIIYTEDLISGHMTANPETIREAARRYAHLQAAALSVEDSATLITRVMEERYGEQPAPGERAVA
- a CDS encoding ATP-binding protein, translating into MTDIENEYCAEFALGEHSARHLRRILRLCLTGAGMPEVVDAAELALTELVANVVRHVPDRRCRICFLLRRGGVRVEIADSCSRLPVPATGDALAEGGRGLLLVEAVTDRWGVEPYPDRRGKTVWFECLAKASGGG